From the Chitinophaga lutea genome, the window GGATGATGTCGGTGGCTTCAATGGTGGGTTTGGCGGAACTGTCGTTGCCGAACAGCAGCCCCACCTCGCGGCTGTCGAGATAATCCTGGTCCATCTTCGCGTTGGCGAGGGCTTCGCGGGTCGACATATAGGCATATTCCGCCTGCTCCGGCATCATCAGCCGGGCGCGGCGGTCGAGCAGGCCCTTCAGTTCCGGCCGGGGCAGAGCGCCCGTCAGCCCGGAACGGTACCCGAAATCCTTCCGCTCCGCATCCAGCACAATACCGGAACGGCCGCGGAACAACGACTCGCGTACTTCCTCGAGGTCCTTGCCGATGCAGGAATAAATACCAATGCCTGTTATCACTACTCTGTTCATGTGCTTTAAGTCTTAATTGCCGCTCATATGCATGCGGGCCCAACAATTATTGAAACGAACTTTCCGGCAGCCACCCCTATATCAGGAATACAGCCCGCCGTTGATATTCAGCACTTCTCCCGTAATGTAGGAGGCTCCTTTCGACGCAAAGAAAGAAACGGCTTCGGCCACTTCTTCCGCCGTACCGAAACGCTGCATGGGCACCATGGCCGACAGTTCCTTCTCGGGCAATCCTTCCGTCATATCGGTTTTGATGAAGCCGGGGGCAATGGCGTTCACGGTCACGTTCCGTTTGGCCACTTCCTGGGCCAGCGCCTTGGTAGCCCCGATGAGACCGGCCTTGGCGGCGCTGTAGTTCACCTGCCCGGGCGTCCCTTTCAGGCCGGAGAGCGACACCATGTTGATGATACGGCCGTAACGCTTCAGCAGCATCCCGGTGAGCACCTGCTTGGTGACATAAAAAAAGCCGTCGAGGCTCGATTCCAGCACGCCTTTCCACTTTTCGGAGCTCATCTGGAACATCATCATATCTTCCCGGATGCCGGCGTTGTT encodes:
- the fabG gene encoding 3-oxoacyl-ACP reductase FabG codes for the protein MKCALITGGSRGIGRAVCIKLAEQGYHILINYKGNTAAAEETLAAVKAKGSDGTLLQFNVGKEDEVQQVLGAWIEANKDKQIEVLVNNAGIREDMMMFQMSSEKWKGVLESSLDGFFYVTKQVLTGMLLKRYGRIINMVSLSGLKGTPGQVNYSAAKAGLIGATKALAQEVAKRNVTVNAIAPGFIKTDMTEGLPEKELSAMVPMQRFGTAEEVAEAVSFFASKGASYITGEVLNINGGLYS